The following proteins are encoded in a genomic region of Hirundo rustica isolate bHirRus1 chromosome 3, bHirRus1.pri.v3, whole genome shotgun sequence:
- the LOC131378521 gene encoding gallinacin-13-like: MRVLQLLFAVLVILLLQGAPARGLSDSQQCRSNRGRCRRLCFHMERWEGSCSNGRQRCCR, encoded by the exons ATGCGGgttctccagctgctctttgcAGTCCTTGtcattctcctcctccagggcGCTCCGG ccagaggcCTTTCAGACAGCCAGCAGTGCAGAAGCAACCGTGGCCGCTGCCGGAGGCTCTGCTTCCACATGGAGCGCTGGGAAGGGAGCTGCAGCAACGGCCGCCAGCGCTGCTGCCGGTGA